One Microbacterium sp. W4I20 DNA window includes the following coding sequences:
- a CDS encoding SatD family protein has product MVIAVLADIVGSRKLDDRTAAQRVLDETIAGVEADLPLAAQPLTPTVGDEQQGVYRDLGEALTALLMLQLRLPDGIAFRFGIGVGEVSAVASVHGELADGPGWYAARAAIETVHAREGRAIPRARTWIVGAPGQDEVMESTIAASNAYLLVRDELIGAMSERERRLTYGRLIGRSQHELAAAEGISQPSVSKSLRSAGAAALLEGVSALRGGDA; this is encoded by the coding sequence ATGGTCATCGCCGTACTCGCCGACATCGTGGGCTCACGCAAGCTCGACGACCGCACTGCTGCGCAGCGCGTACTGGATGAGACGATCGCCGGCGTGGAGGCAGATCTTCCGCTCGCCGCGCAGCCGCTCACGCCGACGGTGGGCGATGAGCAGCAGGGTGTCTATCGCGATCTCGGCGAAGCCCTGACCGCGTTGCTGATGCTGCAACTGCGGCTGCCGGATGGGATCGCCTTCCGCTTCGGCATCGGAGTCGGGGAGGTGTCGGCCGTCGCGTCGGTGCACGGCGAACTCGCCGACGGTCCCGGCTGGTATGCCGCCAGGGCCGCCATCGAGACCGTCCACGCCAGGGAAGGGCGCGCCATACCGCGCGCGCGGACCTGGATTGTCGGTGCCCCGGGGCAGGATGAGGTCATGGAGAGCACGATCGCCGCATCGAACGCCTACCTCCTCGTGCGAGACGAGCTGATCGGCGCCATGAGCGAGCGCGAGCGCCGACTCACCTACGGCCGTCTGATCGGCAGGTCACAGCACGAGCTCGCGGCGGCAGAGGGCATCTCTCAGCCGAGCGTCTCGAAGTCGCTGCGCAGCGCCGGTGCCGCGGCGCTCCTCGAGGGTGTCTCCGCCCTCCGAGGGGGAGACGCATGA
- the tyrS gene encoding tyrosine--tRNA ligase yields the protein MSTPALTTATPAIDPTFENVWDELVWRGLVHVSTDQEALRALLAGDPITYYCGFDPTAPSLHLGNLVQLLTMRRIQLAGHKPLGLVGGSTGLIGDPRPTAERTLNTPETVAEWVDRLRTQVERYLSFEGENAARMVNNLDWTAPMSAIDFLREIGKHYRVGTMLKKDAVAARLASDEGISYTEFSYQILQGMDYLELYRQYGCVLQTGGSDQWGNLTSGTDLIRRAEGVAAHAIGTPLITNSDGTKFGKSEGNAIWLDPEMCSPYRMYQFWLSSSDADVIDRLKVFTFLSRAEIEEYAALVESEPFRRAAQKRLALEVVATVHGLDATAAVIAASDALFGQGDLTALDASTLRTALEELPHATAAAGTPVVEALVATGLVSSLGEARRAITQGGVSLDGERIDDEAATVQGSLPGGVSVLRRGKKTLAGVFIG from the coding sequence GTGTCAACTCCCGCTCTGACGACCGCGACTCCGGCGATCGATCCCACGTTCGAGAACGTGTGGGACGAACTGGTGTGGCGTGGCCTCGTCCATGTGTCCACCGACCAGGAGGCGCTGCGCGCCCTTCTCGCGGGAGACCCGATCACGTATTACTGCGGGTTCGACCCGACCGCTCCGAGCCTGCACCTGGGCAACCTCGTGCAGCTGCTGACGATGCGTCGCATCCAGCTCGCCGGGCACAAGCCGCTCGGGCTGGTCGGCGGTTCGACGGGTCTCATCGGCGACCCCCGGCCCACGGCCGAGCGCACGCTGAACACACCAGAGACCGTCGCTGAGTGGGTGGACCGTCTGCGCACACAGGTCGAGCGGTACCTCAGCTTCGAGGGCGAGAACGCTGCCCGCATGGTGAACAACCTCGACTGGACGGCGCCGATGTCGGCGATCGACTTCCTGCGCGAGATAGGCAAGCACTACCGGGTCGGCACGATGCTGAAGAAGGATGCCGTCGCCGCGCGCCTCGCGTCGGATGAGGGCATCAGCTACACCGAGTTCAGCTACCAGATCCTGCAGGGGATGGACTACCTCGAGCTCTACCGCCAGTACGGCTGCGTGCTGCAGACCGGAGGTTCCGATCAGTGGGGCAACCTCACCAGCGGCACCGACCTCATCCGTCGGGCCGAGGGCGTCGCCGCGCACGCGATCGGCACACCGCTGATCACCAACAGCGACGGCACCAAGTTCGGCAAGAGCGAGGGCAATGCGATCTGGCTCGACCCGGAGATGTGCAGCCCGTACCGGATGTACCAGTTCTGGCTGAGCAGCTCCGACGCCGACGTCATCGATCGCTTGAAGGTCTTCACCTTCTTGAGTCGTGCCGAGATCGAGGAATACGCGGCGCTGGTCGAATCCGAACCCTTCCGTCGTGCGGCGCAGAAGCGTCTGGCGCTCGAGGTGGTCGCGACCGTGCACGGCCTCGATGCGACGGCGGCCGTGATCGCGGCATCCGATGCTCTGTTCGGTCAGGGGGACCTGACCGCACTGGATGCGTCGACGCTGCGGACCGCGCTGGAAGAGCTTCCACACGCGACGGCCGCTGCGGGCACGCCCGTGGTCGAGGCGCTGGTCGCGACCGGGCTCGTATCGAGTCTGGGTGAGGCGCGGCGCGCGATCACACAGGGTGGGGTCTCGCTCGACGGCGAACGGATCGACGATGAGGCTGCCACCGTGCAGGGGTCCCTTCCCGGCGGAGTCTCCGTGCTCCGCCGTGGCAAGAAGACACTCGCGGGCGTCTTCATCGGCTGA